In Plasmodium falciparum 3D7 genome assembly, chromosome: 5, the following proteins share a genomic window:
- a CDS encoding structural maintenance of chromosomes protein 4, putative — MTDDMNVNEKITINEEKNGENRNMLSIINNDKIDDKENNIHNDESGKNNILCLKDVKVNRKRIIIEKLVLENFKSYSGVKVIGPFYKKFSCIVGPNGSGKSNIIDAMLFVFGRRAKKIRQNKLSDLIHNSKFSVKNNFTKVSIHFKTITDEEEPIVEEEFYYDEYDDEDDYDEEDYDGDNHNEEEDYDDDGDDNDGDDNDDDDDEDDGDDDHNNNNFDVKKSEKGNNKDEEEETYFSGREEDEKLHKRCNNIEKTNNIANNTLNKKKKKKRKRKKRKRKRFLFRNTENPLYQNYYHDGDDIEDFVISREATIDNQSKYRINEKVVTQKDVSDLLYKKGIDLNNNRFLILQGEVEQIAQMNPKGNKNEDGLLEYLEEIIGTNKYIESINEHLEKLERCEEIHHEKVHRLKHVYNELKELAGPKKEAKYYMTLQKYTYKLHIIINKKDQYELSKMISDKEKELELFLHKRNNHHMEYKQLLETRKEMNISLSNLEKEEEEVMKKKNLKNNEFKKLNIEDENIKKELLIIVQKMQNLYVKREELKEKDIPSFKRIIEEKQKIINKIKKEELHLLEMELEKCEEELENYNEEIKQDIDKMNTIYSNEEKKLAPLQNSYDNIIKNISEYSNQCHIIEMKKKEYLTHIENLKYLQTKIINELKEKDVHTKYLTKTEEEKRKNLKNKQNDLDEIQSKIEKLNTNLIEETIKYENIKKEVVTDRNMNKLHQFIYNLKKSKIKGIHGMLIDLGYIEKKYEKAFTIASNNCSDFVVVENPNDAVLLFEEVRKANIGRVNVLSLSVLNKNLMTIMLKNEEIYTQLLPNVYRLIDLIKFKNDKYKICFYYIIKETLLANSLEQAHVIAYSHKKRVVTINGELIENDGRICGGGMDNKNVKGNSGNSERGINSSRTSTNNKNNNNNNHNHNSNSSSSIKTSEYDESHLLNSEKIIKELNKNIQDKKKQKDILINDIKDINTFLEDNECKIVIAKKKIDNLKKQLEDIDDQLQNSKTPELTKEEENELNTLKNLIEEKNNEKSKVEIVLKAQENKVKKYYEQLQDVGGEKKKKLKNKFINAERQLNIMKDQLQEHTNEEANALASLEKSEKDIKMFSENILEYEANEKELENELKIIENKGCAVYEEVETLTNLLNDIQSNIEEKQKKKQQVDENISKKDLENVDLVYKIEHLQKELNQYKNKNENYQNKIDEYMDLIKQSDKVIHENMLSEMRCRRLLGKKKKINKDQEDQSTREDIKMDDEHDGKDRQLDGGDGEDGENDEVDEDEEDDEDEDDDLGEEEEEEEEEVEEEVEEDMQEDMQEDMQDVQDVQDVQEDVQEEAMREKNIYGHEPYEDIKGNDPNDQYDKLENQIVLPNGRDNHVNVTRNNHIGQDKSTLYHLHMDKNKKRKLNENDTTTKCPEKKKVKKKKKLFDDLKDLEELFGDSDELKELEHEYDHININDTDLDLLNKKDIETKLENKLSILEKKTPNLKIFQDYNLKLYDYKVRRKDVKKSKKEKDKIKAAYDSLCNKRKEEFVVAFNVISSKLKEMYQMIAIGGDAELEIIDSSEIFNEGILFSVRPPKKSWKHIQNLSGGEKTLSSLALVFALHYFKPNPIYFMDEIDAALDFKNVSIISHYIQTKTRNAQFIVISLRNQMFELCDRMIGIYKTNDITKCITLNPHQCTMLNIPNIKLKRKTKLEKNIKYENTDENEQHLAITNEV; from the coding sequence atgacagaTGATATGAATGTTAATGAGAAAATAACTATAAATGAAGAGAAGAATGGGGAAAATAGGAATATGTtaagtattataaataatgataaaattgatgataaggaaaataatattcataatgaTGAATctggaaaaaataatattttatgtttaaaGGATGTAAAAGTAAATAggaaaagaattataatcGAAAAATTAGTATtagaaaattttaaaagtTATTCTGGTGTTAAAGTCATAGGAcccttttataaaaaatttagttGCATAGTAGGACCTAATGGAAGTGGTAAAAGTAATATAATAGATGCTATGCTTTTCGTATTTGGAAGAAGggcaaaaaaaattagacaGAATAAATTATCTGACCTTATACATAACTCTAAATTTTCcgttaaaaataattttactaAGGTGTCTATTCATTTTAAAACCATAACGGATGAGGAAGAGCCAATCGTCGAAGAAGaattttattatgatgaGTATGACGACGAAGATGACTATGATGAGGAGGATTATGATGGTGATAATCATAATGAGGAAGAGGATTACGATGATGAtggtgatgataatgatggtgatgataatgatgacgatgatgatgaagatgacgGTGATGATgaccataataataataattttgatgTAAAAAAATcagaaaaaggaaataataaggatgaagaagaagaaacaTATTTTTCCGGAAGagaagaagatgaaaaaTTACACAAGAgatgtaataatatagaaaaaacaaataacatagcaaataatacattaaataagaaaaagaagaaaaagaggaaaagaaagaaaagaaaaaggaaacgATTTCTCTTTAGGAATACAGAAAATCCACtttatcaaaattattatcatgatgGTGATGATATAGAAGATTTTGTTATAAGCAGAGAAGCTACTATAGACAACCAATCAAAATATagaataaatgaaaaagttGTTACACAGAAAGATGTTTcagatttattatataaaaaaggtatagatttaaataataatcgtTTCCTAATATTACAAGGAGAAGTTGAACAAATAGCTCAGATGAATCCAAAaggtaataaaaatgaagatggTTTATTAGAGTATTTAGAAGAGATAATAGGtactaataaatatattgaaagTATAAATGAACATTTAGAAAAATTAGAAAGGTGTGAAGAAATACATCATGAAAAAGTTCATCGTTTAAAACATGTTTATAATGAACTAAAAGAATTAGCAGGTCCTAAAAAAGAAGCTAAGTATTATATGactttacaaaaatatacatataaattacatataataataaataaaaaagatcaATATGAATTATCCAAAATGATTAGtgataaagaaaaggaaTTAGAATTGTTTTtacataaaagaaataatcaTCATATGGAATATAAACAACTTTTAGAAAcaagaaaagaaatgaatatatCTTTAAGTAATTTAGAaaaggaagaagaagaagttatgaaaaaaaagaatttaaaaaataatgaattcaaaaaattaaatattgaagatgagaatataaaaaaagaattattaattatagtACAGAAAATgcaaaatttatatgttaaaagagaagaattaaaagaaaaagatatcCCATCTTTTAAGAGAATTATTGAAGAAAAAcagaaaattattaataaaataaaaaaagaagaattgcATTTATTAGAAATGGAATTAGAAAAATGTGAAGAAGAAttagaaaattataatgaagaaattaaacaagatattgataaaatgaatactatatattctaatgaagaaaaaaaattagcaCCTTTACAAAATagttatgataatattattaaaaatatatctgaATATTCAAATCAATGTCATATtatagaaatgaaaaaaaaggaatatttaACACACATAGAAAATCTGAAATATCTacaaacaaaaattattaatgaattaaaagaaaaagatgtacatacaaaatatttaaccaaaacagaagaagaaaaaagaaaaaatttaaaaaataaacaaaatgatcTTGACGAAATCCAATCcaaaatagaaaaattaaatacaaatTTAATAGAGGAaactataaaatatgaaaatattaaaaaagaagttGTTACAGAtagaaatatgaataaattacatcaatttatatataatttaaagaaATCAAAAATTAAAGGAATACATGGTATGCTTATTGATTTAggatatattgaaaaaaaatatgaaaaagctTTTACCATAGCTAGCAATAATTGTTCAGATTTTGTAGTAGTAGAAAATCCAAACGATGCTGTACTATTATTTGAAGAAGTTAGAAAAGCTAATATAGGAAGAGTCAATGTTTTATCATTATCTGTtttgaataaaaatttaatgactattatgttaaaaaatgaagaaatctATACACAATTATTACCAAATGTATATCGATTAattgatttaataaaatttaaaaatgataaatataaaatatgtttctATTATATCATCAAAGAAACATTATTAGCTAATTCTTTAGAGCAAGCTCATGTTATTGCTTATTCACATAAAAAAAGAGTAGTTACGATAAATGGAGAATTAATCGAAAATGATGGAAGAATATGTGGTGGAGGTATGGATAACAAAAATGTTAAAGGTAACAGTGGGAATTCAGAACGTGGTATAAATAGTAGTAGAACAtctacaaataataaaaataataacaacaacaatcataatcataatagtaatagtagtagtagcaTAAAAACAAGTGAATATGATGAATcacatttattaaattcagaaaaaataatcaaagaattaaataaaaatattcaagataaaaaaaaacaaaaagatatcttaataaatgatattaaAGATATCAATACCTTCTTAGAAGATAATGAATGTAAAATTGTTAtagccaaaaaaaaaattgataatttaaaaaaacaacTTGAAGATATTGATGATCAATTACAAAATTCCAAAACACCGGAACTAAccaaagaagaagaaaatgaattaaatacattaaaaaatttaatagaagaaaaaaataatgaaaaaagtaaAGTCGAAATTGTATTAAAAGCACAAgaaaataaagtaaaaaaatattacgaACAATTACAAGATGTTGgtggagaaaaaaaaaaaaaattaaaaaataaatttattaatgcTGAAAgacaattaaatattatgaaagaTCAATTACAAGAACATACAAATGAAGAAGCTAATGCTTTAGCTAGTTTAGAAAAAAGTGAAAAGGATATCAAAATGTTTtcagaaaatattttagaaTATGAAgcaaatgaaaaagaattagAAAATGAACTTAAAATTATTGAGAACAAGGGGTGTGCAGTATATGAAGAAGTAGAAACTTtaacaaatttattaaatgatatacaatcaaatattgaagaaaaacaaaaaaaaaaacaacaagtAGATGAAAATATATCCAAGAAAGATTTAGAAAATGTGGACcttgtatataaaattgaaCATCTTCAAAAGGAATTAaatcaatataaaaataaaaatgaaaattatcaaaataaaattgatgAATATATGGATCTAATTAAACAGTCAGATAAAGTTATTCATGAAAATATGCTTTCAGAAATGAGATGTAGGAGACTTTtgggaaagaaaaaaaaaattaataaagacCAAGAAGACCAAAGTACAAGGGAAGATATAAAGATGGACGACGAACATGATGGTAAAGACAGGCAACTGGATGGTGGAGATGGTGAAGATGGTGAAAATGATGAAGttgatgaagatgaagaagatgatgaagatgaagatgatgatttAGGAGAAGAGgaggaagaagaagaagaagaagtaGAAGAAGAAGTGGAAGAAGATATGCAAGAAGATATGCAAGAAGATATGCAAGATGTTCAAGATGTTCAAGATGTTCAAGAAGATGTGCAGGAGGAAGCGATgagggaaaaaaatatatatggtcATGAACCATACGAAGATATTAAAGGTAATGATCCAAATGATCAATATGATAAATTGGAAAATCAAATAGTTTTGCCTAATGGTCGTGATAATCATGTTAATGTTACAAGAAATAATCACATAGGTCAAGATAAAAGTACATTATATCATCTTCAtatggataaaaataaaaaaaggaaattaaaCGAAAATGATACAACAACAAAATGTCCTGAGAAAaagaaagtaaaaaaaaaaaaaaaattattcgaTGATCTAAAAGATCTTGAAGAACTTTTTGGTGATAGCGAtgaattaaaagaattagaACATGAATAtgatcatattaatataaacgaTACAGATTtagatttattaaataaaaaagatatagaAACAAAACTcgaaaataaattatctatattggaaaaaaaaactccaaatttaaaaatttttcaagattataatttaaaattatatgattataaagTAAGAAGAAAAGATgttaaaaaatcaaaaaaagaaaaagataaaattaaaGCAGCCTATGATAGTTTATGTAATAAGAGAAAAGAAGAATTTGTAGTAGCATTCAATGTTATATCATccaaattaaaagaaatgtaTCAAATGATAGCTATAGGAGGAGATGCAGAATTAGAAATTATTGATTCTTCAGAAATATTTAATGAAGGTATTTTGTTCTCTGTTAGACCTCCAAAAAAAAGTTGGAAACATATACAAAATTTATCAGGAGGAGAAAAAACACTAAGTTCATTAGCATTAGTATTTGCTCTACATTATTTTAAACCAAATCCAATTTATTTTATGGATGAAATTGATGCAGCACttgattttaaaaatgtatcTATCATATCACATTATATTCAAACAAAAACAAGGAATGCTCAATTTATTGTTATCTCCTTAAGAAATCAAATGTTTGAACTGTGTGATCGTATGATCGGAATCTATAAAACTAATGATATCACCAAATGTATAACACTTAACCCTCATCAATGTACAATGCTCAATATCCCAAATATTAaactaaaaagaaaaacgaaattggaaaaaaatataaaatatgaaaacaCTGATGAAAATGAGCAGCATTTAGCAATAACAAATGAAGTCTGA
- a CDS encoding leucine-rich repeat protein has translation MSQDNVKLMNYNDIKKIGREHNLYETDELNEVLYLHMKGFHNIDGLDTFINLKCLFLNNNCIKKIDNLNNLVNLKALYLQNNDISTIENITCTSLVILNLSNNKIKTLDNIQHLKLLQTLNISNNLIESVKDIEQISVLENLSHLDISNNLIQFNNNIEKPNNHIQDFTHDYNNDQFLIENSATEIGKDFLQNNEICYMLNFYNNFNDEINKEEICPSVKYHKNIKDMDELTKLKFYFLREFIIFIKKIKKLKTLFIKNNPFISQIRHVSKYVIANIPTLVFLDDKKIKKEDICLARIFLKKGIREENELKKIFEKKKMDKYKNLSQKYHSFLMNKKL, from the exons ATGTCTCAAGATAATGTAAAATTAATGAATTACAAtgatatcaaaaaaatagGAAGGG agcataatttatatgaaacGGATGAACTCAATGAAGTACTATACTTGCATATGAAAGGGTTTCATAATATTGATGGTTTGGAtacttttataaatttaaagtgtttatttttgaataacaactgcataaaaaaaatagacaATTTAAATAACCTAGTTAATTTAAAAGCCTt GTATTTGCAAAATAACGACATAAGTACCattgaaaatattacatGTACTTCTTTGGTGATTTTAAATTtatctaataataaaataaaaacccTTGACAATATTCAACATTTAAAATTGTTGCAAACATTAAACATATCGAATAATTTGATTGAAAGTGTAAAA GACATAGAACAAATTAGCGTCCTGGAAAACCTTTCCCATTTAGATATATCTAATAATCTTAttcaatttaataataatatagaaaaaccAAATAATCATATACAAGACTTTACACATGATTATAACAATGATCAATTTCTAATTGAAAATAGCGCCACAGAAATTGGAAAggattttttacaaaataatgaaatttgTTACATGttgaatttttataataattttaatgatgaaataaataaagaagaaatatgTCCTTCGGTgaaatatcataaaaatataaaagatatggATGAATTAACTAAacttaaattttattttttaagagaatttattatatttataaaaaaaattaaaaaattgaaaaccttgttcataaaaaataacccCTTCATAAGCCAAATTAGGCACGTTTCAAAATATGTTATAGCAA aTATACCCACATTAGTATTTCTGGATgataagaaaattaaaaaggaaGACATTTGTTTGGCACgaatttttttgaaaaaaggTATAAGGGAAGAAAATgaacttaaaaaaatatttgaaaaaaaaaaaatggataaatataaaaatttatcacAGAAATATCATTCCTTTttaatgaacaaaaaattataa